A single region of the Capra hircus breed San Clemente chromosome X unlocalized genomic scaffold, ASM170441v1, whole genome shotgun sequence genome encodes:
- the ZCCHC5 gene encoding LOW QUALITY PROTEIN: zinc finger CCHC domain-containing protein 5 (The sequence of the model RefSeq protein was modified relative to this genomic sequence to represent the inferred CDS: inserted 1 base in 1 codon; substituted 2 bases at 2 genomic stop codons), translated as MMEDLAASYIALKSENEILQAQVQWLMEENTALQSLIPELQKPQAAKEDEPLQETQILESQEPPDVEESQKPRESQDLQAWETSAVQEPQKSLEFLAAPGSLEPPATQDPQVPPIIYKLSGAWRSQKPSEAKEPQKLPMAQEDHKPSEFKEAQKSADTQNAPAGQEPQKLEPQHSPNAQELQEAPKCQDTSRHLEFFEFPAPQELQNPKDAQEFLGLITSKESLDSLTATGTTTTSEFPQSSNELDAEAFLLEYSVAFSRDIQKIPEFLFQLKSSMRVRGCLYPTKTALVSFVGNYFLGKEEKWFQPLVDIQSPLLEQFESSMQVLQDTFDNPENMEDTNHHIHKLSQRKDHVHQYATHFHLIIQEQKWXESTLCIQFQEGLASSIXSELSHTSPATNLSDLITQYISIEEKLTGKPDPSPQDASPSEERAGLKSLPTEKQPVQASSCHQHLNEAEXACCYEGHLCLYCGYSGHFTRDFPVKPHHAQQVGNIEVLQQGGTQAGQSTNMHPPHFQYPYFVHHSLLLKSDWEDDSSLSKLQWIQAPTETALTTLWFFKRNCPSQ; from the exons ATGATGGAGGACTTAGCAGCTTCCTATATTGCTCTGAAATCAGAGAATGAAATTCTGCAGGCACAAGTGCAGTGGCTGATGGAGGAAAATACTGCCTTGCAGTCCCTCATTCCAGAACTCCAGAAGCCCCAAGCAGCCAAGGAGGATGAACCACTCCAGGagacccaga TCTTggaatcccaagagcccccagatgttgaGGAGTCCCAGAAGCCCAGAGAGTCTCAGGACCTCCAAGCCTGGGAGACCTCAGCAGTTCAGGAGCCCCAAAAGTCCTTGGAGTTCCTAGCAGCTCCAGGGTCCCTGGAGCCCCCAGCAACCCAAGATCCCCAAGTACCTCCAATAATCTACAAACTTTCAGGAGCCTGGAGATCCCAAAAGCCCTCGGAGGCCAAGGAGCCTCAGAAGCTCCCAATGGCCCAGGAGGACCATAAACCCTCAGAATTCAAGGAAGCTCAGAAGTCCGCAGATACCCAGAATGCCCCAGCAGGCCAGGAGCCCCAGAAATTAGAGCCCCAGCACTCCCCAAATGCCCAGGAGCTACAGGAGGCACCAAAATGCCAAGATACCTCTAGACACCTGGAATTCTTTGAGTTTCCTGCTCCCCAGGAGCTCCAGAATCCTAAAGATGCCCAGGAATTCCTAGGACTCATAACATCCAAGGAGTCCCTGGACAGTCTAACAGCTactggaacaacaacaacttcagaGTTTCCACAGTCTTCCAATGAGTTAGATGCTGAAGCTTTCCTCCTAGAATATTCTGTAGCCTTCAGTAGGGATATCCAGAAAATTCCTGAGTTTCTGTTTCAATTGAAGAGTTCCATGAGAGTCAGAGGGTGCCTGTATCCCACCAAAACAGCTCTGGTAAGCTTTGTTGGCAACTATTTCTTAGGTAAAGAAGAAAAGTGGTTCCAGCCATTAGTAGATATCCAAAGCCCCCTGCTGGAGCAATTTGAAAGTTCCATGCAAGTGCTTCAGGATACTTTTGACAATCCAGAAAACATGGAAGATACCAACCACCACATCCATAAGCTCTCCCAACGAAAGGACCATGTCCACCAGTATGCAACCCACTTCCACCTCATTATTCAAGAACAAAAAT GTGAAAGCACTCTCTGCATCCAATTTCAGGAAGGGCTTGCCAGTTCTATCTGAAGTGAACTGTCTCACACAAGCCCAGCTACCAATCTGTCTGATCTGATCACCCAATACATCTCCATAGAAGAGAAGCTAACTGGTAAACCTGATCCAAGTCCACAAGATGCAAGTCCCTCTGAGGAGAGAGCTGGCCTCAAGAGTTTACCAACTGAAAAGCAGCCAGTGCAGGCTTCAAGCTGTCACCAACACCTCAATGAAGCTGAATGAGCCTGTTGCTATGAAGGCCACTTATGCCTCTACTGTGGATATTCTGGTCATTTCACCAGAGATTTCCCTGTCAAGCCTCATCATGCTCAGCAGGTGGGAAACATCGAGGTCCTGCAGCAAGGGGGAACCCAGGCAGGCCAATCTACAAATATGCATCCCCCTCACTTCCAATATCCATATTTCGTACACCATAGTTTACTGTTGAAATCCGACTGGGAAGACGACAGCTCTTTGAGCAAGCTACAGTGGATTCAGGCTCCTACAGAAACAGCACTGACCACTCTGTGGTTCTTCAAGAGAAACTGCCCATCACAGTAA